From the genome of Aspergillus oryzae RIB40 DNA, chromosome 4:
TTAGAGCAAGACGGGTTCCGCTTCGCCACAGCGTATTGGATTGCAGAAAGCACGGCTTTTAGATGGCTTGCTTCTGGCTTAGCTTGGCATCGGAGTAGAACAAGGACCGTATCAGGGTCTCCAGAAGACACAGCAGCTTGAACAGCAGTTCCCCAGGTCTTCTCATCTAAGGATGCCCCGCCCACCTCTGGCTGCACCAGCAAGGAGAGATATTGCGCAATATGGGCGTGACCGTGCTCACAGGCCAGAATAAGCTGCTTGTTCAAGTCCAGAAAGTCctcctggaagaaagctgctTGCTCGTCCAGCAGGGCGCGTAAGGAGTTGAGCTGGCCCGCTGTCACCGCGGCTCTGACGGCTTGTATTACATCGTACTGAGTCGTGTCAGGTCGTAGAATCAGCTGCCGAATCATATCAGCGTCTTCTGCAACCACACTTAGCTCGAGAGTACCTATTCTGGCCTCACTCTTGAAGAGGGGCGGGTCCGGATGGTCGTACTCGCGGAAGTCCTTCAGATCGGAGGGGCTCACATCGCAGTCTTCCTCGTAAGAATCAACCGCATCGGGGCCTGTGAGTAGTGGGCCACCCAGACCGTCGTCACTGTCGTCCGTCCCAATGCCCCGTTGCTCTCCCACAGCCgtgcgcttcttctcccagggACGCTGTACACGATCCAAGCTCCCTCGCATAATGCCTGGGAGATCGGCACCAGCTGCAACCCTGTagcccttcttcaacagtAACGCTGCGACCTCCTCATGGCCGCCTTCAATGGCTGCATACAGTGCATCCTGCGACTTTCCGCCTTTATACATGTCCGCGCCCCGCTCAAGCAGGAGGTCCACAACATCCGAATGCCCATAGAATGCAGCAGCCTGTACCGGCGTTCCGCGCGGTGGGCCTGTCTGGTTTACATCCGCACCTTCGTCAAGCAGGAGCCTGACAATCTGCAAATGCCCATTCTGAGCTGCCGCTTGCAACGCGTCGCCTTTGCTTCCGGACGCTGCAGGGTCCGCTCCCCAACTTAGTAGAAGACGGACAGCGCGCTCATTCCCCATGAGACTAGCGCTGCGAAGCGTTGAACCGAATACGCCCTCTCCATCAACGTTTACGCCAAGATCATGCAGTGCTAATAGCATATCCGGGTGATCTGAGAGACTGCTGAGAGCCATCGCGTCCCCTAGAAGGAGATCCTGCCAGTGCGGCTTCATGCGCAGCAGTGAGCGAAAAACGGAGACCTGACCGCGTTTGATCGCTGTATGTAGCAGTCGCTCTGCAGTTGAGCCCTTTTGGTCCGGGGTAGAAGAGGGACCGATCACGCTGGAAAACGGGCCGGCTGTCGCCGGGGACATGAGCCATTCGACTAGATCGCGGAACCCGGCTTCGACGGCCTCCTGGAGCGCAGTGCGGTATTCGCTCTCCGTCCAGATTGGAAGAAAGGCTTTTGCGAGGAGGAGGGCCACTTTTTCTCGCGCGCCTCGGCACGCGGCTCTGAATGCGTCGGAGAACGCAGCTGTCGTGCGCGGCGCTGTCTTGTGGGCTAGAAGTGTTTGAACGACTTCCGCGTGGCCACGGAAACAAGCAACGTTGAAAGGTGTCCCGAATGAGCCGCATTTGGTATTCATGTCGGCATTATGGGAGAGAAGCTTTGAGACAACATGGTCATGGCCGTACGAACAAGCAAGATAGAGACCCGTATGGCCTGTATCACTCCGCGCCTCGATATCGAGACTCCAATTCAGCGCAAAGACCCGGTCCAGCAAGTCTGAGAGCCCAAACACGCACGCGAGGAAAAGCGGCGACATTCCTGTACTCAGGAGCGGCTCGAACTTGCTGGATATCTGGTGGTAACGGGGCAAGTCCTTGATAGCAGAGCGGATCCACTCCATCCAGACAAGAAATGCTGGACTGACCGTACTTTCGTCGTCGTTTGCGCCGAGCACAAAAAGGACCGTGTCCTGCATGAGAGtatctttctcgtcttcgTTTTCAGAGTCTCGCACATGCTCCGGCCAGTATACTGCAGTGTAGTGGTACAGTTCCTGCACGGGCAGCGTACTGCTGGATAGCTGGGATGCATCTGGGTCTGATGCTGGGCCCGCAATGCACTGCTGGAGACATATAGTGGCGATAAGCCGATTTGCGCGGGCCGCAGAAAACAGATCCTGCTGCTGCATAAACTCTCGCGCGGATGGGTGGCAAAAGTCAAGGGTATCGAGGCCAggatcaacaagaacaaggttGTGGCATATGTCAATAATATCAACCCGCCCCGAAAGCTGCACATATCGATCTAGCTGGAGGATGCCGTGCAGCACCTCCACGCTGAGTGGTCTTCGAGCGAAGAGGAGCCAAGAGAGGACTTGCTCCGCGACTCGTTTGGCTGTGACGTCGAGTGTGAGAATCGCCGCCAGCGTCCGGCCATAGATCTGGTCGAGATTGGCCGAGAGGCTTGCCAAGGGACCGAGGATATCGtcttctgtcttcttgcGGCAGAGGAAGTCGACTTGGAGTTTCACCCATAGAAACCTAACACGACACGGAAGAATGATGAGCATTATGCAGAGCAAACCTCCCCTATATACATTTCCGAGGAAGGGATTCGAACTTACATTTCTCCAGAGCCCTTGATAAGTGCCCTTGACATCTGGTTTACCAACGCACTCGATACGGTCCCATTGAGGATACAACATTTCTGCAGCGCTGTTTGTAGCTGATGGTCAACGTAGGCGGCAACATCCCCGCCGTTAAGGTCAGGGGTCACTCTGATCTTAGCGGCATCTTGAGGCAAGAGGTTGTCCAGATGAACACTATCGCGGCTGGTAATGAATATCTTGACCACACTTGCGGAATCGGATATCACGCGGCGCAAGCCCTCCAGCAGGGTTGCGCGATCCTGTGCCTGAAGCTCATCGACCGCATCGACCGCTATGTATGCCGGATTCACCATGGTGAGGTCCAGGATCAACGCGATGCATTCCTCAAACGAAAGCGCGCGGACGTCTGTTTTTATAGCTTTGGCTTCTTGAAGCTCCCGCTCGTAGACGGAGAGAACGCCCTGGT
Proteins encoded in this window:
- a CDS encoding uncharacterized protein (ankyrin repeat) — protein: MARTARRTKTAAASHRHTADHYWQQALASLDADSKAALSSVSTRKLDIMGAVLSAAEDKRRLCVRKQWKFRLPSGRSVVLRDVLEKVVGWIDRFKAVGDIAAQYSPEHVALPWAAFRFLLTVVCGDAQVFGSMVLALEVVARLATRCRVLEELYLRRPCDASGVIEEALVRLYAGSLVLLAQIIRFFKKSTGGKMFIQLPLESLAVSSEDIQALEAREAEVLKLASLADTKVLQALDAKVEQLTAGTTTVLQDLNARSARLMDLTAARHKSLETQRLADLLQWLSSTPVALHHRAISAQRLPGSGQWLLKHPAFQQWEASSSSSLLVLHGVPGCGKSTIFSACVDHFRPPTPPSQQIPVPTAPCAYFYCAESPAQPDRASPENVMRSIVRQLAVSPKDGAIDQGVLSVYERELQEAKAIKTDVRALSFEECIALILDLTMVNPAYIAVDAVDELQAQDRATLLEGLRRVISDSASVVKIFITSRDSVHLDNLLPQDAAKIRVTPDLNGGDVAAYVDHQLQTALQKCCILNGTVSSALVNQMSRALIKGSGEMGGLLCIMLIILPCRVRFLWVKLQVDFLCRKKTEDDILGPLASLSANLDQIYGRTLAAILTLDVTAKRVAEQVLSWLLFARRPLSVEVLHGILQLDRYVQLSGRVDIIDICHNLVLVDPGLDTLDFCHPSAREFMQQQDLFSAARANRLIATICLQQCIAGPASDPDASQLSSSTLPVQELYHYTAVYWPEHVRDSENEDEKDTLMQDTVLFVLGANDDESTVSPAFLVWMEWIRSAIKDLPRYHQISSKFEPLLSTGMSPLFLACVFGLSDLLDRVFALNWSLDIEARSDTGHTGLYLACSYGHDHVVSKLLSHNADMNTKCGSFGTPFNVACFRGHAEVVQTLLAHKTAPRTTAAFSDAFRAACRGAREKVALLLAKAFLPIWTESEYRTALQEAVEAGFRDLVEWLMSPATAGPFSSVIGPSSTPDQKGSTAERLLHTAIKRGQVSVFRSLLRMKPHWQDLLLGDAMALSSLSDHPDMLLALHDLGVNVDGEGVFGSTLRSASLMGNERAVRLLLSWGADPAASGSKGDALQAAAQNGHLQIVRLLLDEGADVNQTGPPRGTPVQAAAFYGHSDVVDLLLERGADMYKGGKSQDALYAAIEGGHEEVAALLLKKGYRVAAGADLPGIMRGSLDRVQRPWEKKRTAVGEQRGIGTDDSDDGLGGPLLTGPDAVDSYEEDCDVSPSDLKDFREYDHPDPPLFKSEARIGTLELSVVAEDADMIRQLILRPDTTQYDVIQAVRAAVTAGQLNSLRALLDEQAAFFQEDFLDLNKQLILACEHGHAHIAQYLSLLVQPEVGGASLDEKTWGTAVQAAVSSGDPDTVLVLLRCQAKPEASHLKAVLSAIQYAVAKRNPSCSKVLWSWLLQERASQGSHRTLVDACLDQQSGGSPESILKDLLDAALWSRNEEMVRTAAAKMEEHGCDTSAILPALASACRRGFRAIKPLLTSERFTQCHLCTASYTAAIFGRRWVLSEILEELARRGFPFSRTPVVDCAFIGAAAHGHVAIIRTLLETSHLREKFAKFSWAITRAMVIAAHRGHEDIVQECLREGADVDVPQEKDTVVSPHWREDGALAIEVAFDKLGPIKLVNPNAEITHNKIGTMDLKIEETAPSPDRRLYRSRSIYTEEWTALQAALAGFAKHTWTLSAIRDDGEITDGSQGAMQQQERIVFLMLEQGCDPNAENDSGETPIETAVRLATARVVQRLIESGVEVPGDDSLVSLAAKRGSFRIVLHLLQAGASVPRTENGSLTPKMLKVLHPRLKSADFNDNPMSMEEARRPVF